The genomic region AATTTAGGCATTATTTTTCAAGATTTAAAACTCATTCCTTCCCGGACGGTTTATGAAAATCTCATTTTTCCTTTACAAATCATGGGAATCAAAAAGAATGTTATTTATAAGTTAAGTACCCGAATTTTAGCCATGCTGGAAATGGAAAACCGTAAGCACCATTTGGTAGAATGGTTATCGGGTGGAGAAAGGCAAAAATTATGCTTGGGGAGAGCTTTAATCCATCAGCCCCAACTGGTTTTGGCCGATGAACCGACTGGAAATCTTGATCAATATTCTGCTTATGAAATGGTAGAAACCTTATATTTTTATTGTCGGGAAGAAAAAGCGAGTGTAATTGTTTCCACACATAATGACCGGTTGTTAAAAAGTTTCTCTGGTCGAATATTGCAACTCGATCAGGGACACTTGGTTGCTGATCGTTACTATCGGGCAAGAGTTGAAACCGGGTTTTAATGCCAACAATAGATCAGAAGGGGCTGGAGAACTTTGGGTTTTGTTCGCGATGCATTTCATAATTTACGAAAGCGACCATCCCTGGTATTGATTGGATTTCTTAGTATCTTCTTTACCCAGCTGATTGTGAACATTTTTATCTTTGGTTATTTAGAAATGGAAAAAATGGGGAAGTTTTCAGGTCAGAGTTTTACTATAAAAGCTTATTTTCAGTCTGAAGTCACCGACGAAAAGGCTCAAGAAACTGTTCAGAAGTTAAAAAATCTTCCCGATGTCAGCTCAATAGTTTTTCTTTCCAAAGAAGATGCTCAAAAGAAGTTTCTTGAATACTTTGAACTAACACCAGAGGATTTTCCTGTTGATGAAAATCCCTTCCCCCTTTCTGTAGAAATTATACCGAAACGAGTAGAATCTATTCCTGAACTGGCCAATCAAGTAAAAAATACCGGATTATTTGATGATGTCATTTATGGCGGAAAAAATGTTGATGTTTTTGTAAAGTTCTATCACATGCTCTTAAGCGTTGGCAGTATAGTACTCTTTTTGGTTTTTATTTTTTCATTGATTGTTATTATCAATTTAATAAGGATTTCCATACAATCCAGGAAGGAAGAAATACGAGTTTTTCATTTAATCGGTGCGACCGAAACTTTTATACGACGTCCAATCATTACTGAAGGTTTTTTTGAAGGTTTGTTTGCTGGTATTTCAGCATTTTTACTGAGCATACTGGTTTTTCATTTTCTCCTTGATTTTCTCCATGCTGCATTTCCATTTTTTCCTTGGATAAACCTCACCGATATCATGGCTCCTCTCTTGGTAGTCGATACCTTTATGGGTGGGGTAATTGGTATTTTGGGGAGTCTTATCGCCTGTAATTCGGTGCTTAAGGAGGTGCTACGATGAGAAAGCACTCTTTCCTCATAATCGTGAGCATAATTCTGATCAATTTTCTTTTTTTGAATATTACAGATAGTTTGGGCAGCGACATTGAATCTGAGATAAATGCTCAGTTAAAAGAATTAGAAAAAATGAAATCAGAACAAGCTAAACTGGATCAGGAATTAAAAAAATTAGAAAAGACCCAGAAAAACATTGCTGCTGAAATACAAAATATAGAAAATAAGATCGAAAAATTGGAGAAAGACATTACTACTTCAAGAAATCGGATTTTGCAGCTGGAAAAGGATCGGGCCCATCTTCGTAAAGATATTGAAGGTCTTAGCCAAGATATCTCCTCCAGTAAAACTAAAATATCACAAGCTATGGTTCGAGCTTATAAAAATAACGTTAATTTTGATTTTTGGAGTGTTTTTTTAGGAAGCAGCGATCCTTCAGAGGTTGAAGAACAATGGTATCTTTTTCAGAAATATAGCGATCACGAGATGAGTAATATTTCAAAATATCTCAATAAAAGACAAAATCTACAAAATAAACTCAAAGAAATTGAACAGAAAATAAGGTTAGAAGCAGTATTAAAGGAGAAGTTAGTTCTTGAAGAAAAAAATGTAAAAAAGCTTGAAGAAACTCGTAAAACACTTCTAAACCAGTTATTGGTTGATAAAAAGAAATTCCAAAGTAGTCTTTCAGAATTACTTGCTGCTCAGAAAAATGTCACCAATCTTATTTCCCAAATGCAAAAGGAACTTAAAAAAA from Candidatus Atribacteria bacterium ADurb.Bin276 harbors:
- the envC gene encoding Murein hydrolase activator EnvC precursor translates to MRKHSFLIIVSIILINFLFLNITDSLGSDIESEINAQLKELEKMKSEQAKLDQELKKLEKTQKNIAAEIQNIENKIEKLEKDITTSRNRILQLEKDRAHLRKDIEGLSQDISSSKTKISQAMVRAYKNNVNFDFWSVFLGSSDPSEVEEQWYLFQKYSDHEMSNISKYLNKRQNLQNKLKEIEQKIRLEAVLKEKLVLEEKNVKKLEETRKTLLNQLLVDKKKFQSSLSELLAAQKNVTNLISQMQKELKKSRESTSASTKNLPPVKMGRFFWPVSGGKVIKNFGMSKDPVYQIQVFNPGIDIATSRGDNVYAAQDGVVLLARSIRGYGKTILIDHGQDVVTMYAFLDSIKVNPGDMVKGGQMIGLVGETGLTNVPAVHFEVRVGANAQEDNPLKWLK
- the ftsX gene encoding Cell division protein FtsX, whose amino-acid sequence is MGFVRDAFHNLRKRPSLVLIGFLSIFFTQLIVNIFIFGYLEMEKMGKFSGQSFTIKAYFQSEVTDEKAQETVQKLKNLPDVSSIVFLSKEDAQKKFLEYFELTPEDFPVDENPFPLSVEIIPKRVESIPELANQVKNTGLFDDVIYGGKNVDVFVKFYHMLLSVGSIVLFLVFIFSLIVIINLIRISIQSRKEEIRVFHLIGATETFIRRPIITEGFFEGLFAGISAFLLSILVFHFLLDFLHAAFPFFPWINLTDIMAPLLVVDTFMGGVIGILGSLIACNSVLKEVLR
- the ftsE gene encoding Cell division ATP-binding protein FtsE; the protein is MSFIGFDKVYKIYPSGVKALQNVSFSIEEGEFVFLVGPTGAGKTTLMKLINREELPTSGNIWFDDIRINHLDDGYLPFLRRNLGIIFQDLKLIPSRTVYENLIFPLQIMGIKKNVIYKLSTRILAMLEMENRKHHLVEWLSGGERQKLCLGRALIHQPQLVLADEPTGNLDQYSAYEMVETLYFYCREEKASVIVSTHNDRLLKSFSGRILQLDQGHLVADRYYRARVETGF